The following are from one region of the Hyphomicrobium album genome:
- the fliR gene encoding flagellar biosynthesis protein FliR, translating into MTVFGPQVLLATFLIFCRVGTCLMLMPGFSSPRVPVRVRLFLAVAVTLALAPLLVTNVQAATPGDSPVVLLGLIASEMLVGAIIGLMGRMFFLALQFAGSAITMLIGLSNTPDAHIEEAEPVAAVTALITMTATVLIFVADLHWEVLRALLDSYSAVPVAKELAANFGTIKIVDALSDGFLLALRITAPFIVYSLMINLMFGVLGKLTPQIPVYFISVPFVLAGGGIILYFTCSELLQLFIDGFSDWLARI; encoded by the coding sequence GTGACGGTCTTTGGGCCGCAAGTTCTACTTGCGACCTTTCTGATCTTCTGCCGGGTCGGCACGTGCCTCATGCTGATGCCGGGATTCTCATCGCCGCGTGTGCCCGTCAGGGTGCGCCTTTTTCTCGCCGTTGCCGTAACATTGGCATTGGCCCCTCTGCTCGTGACGAACGTGCAGGCGGCGACCCCGGGCGATTCGCCCGTCGTTCTCCTCGGGTTGATCGCCTCAGAGATGTTGGTCGGCGCCATCATCGGGCTCATGGGTCGCATGTTCTTCCTTGCCCTGCAGTTTGCCGGGTCGGCAATCACGATGCTCATCGGACTCTCGAACACCCCCGACGCCCACATTGAAGAGGCCGAGCCCGTGGCGGCGGTGACGGCTCTCATCACTATGACGGCAACTGTGCTGATCTTTGTCGCAGACCTGCATTGGGAAGTGCTGCGCGCCCTGCTCGACTCCTACTCCGCGGTCCCGGTTGCCAAGGAGCTCGCTGCCAACTTTGGCACGATCAAAATAGTCGATGCACTCAGCGACGGGTTTCTCCTCGCCCTGCGGATCACCGCCCCCTTCATTGTCTACTCACTGATGATCAACCTCATGTTCGGCGTCTTGGGCAAGCTGACGCCGCAAATTCCCGTCTATTTCATCTCGGTTCCTTTCGTGTTGGCCGGAGGTGGAATTATTCTCTACTTCACCTGCAGCGAGTTGCTGCAACTGTTCATCGACGGGTTCTCGGATTGGCTGGCCAGGATATGA
- the flhA gene encoding flagellar biosynthesis protein FlhA, translating into MVTAALPVKRAGAQDVSFAIGIVFILAVLFLPLPAPLIDVGLAISIALAVLILMVALWIQRPLDFSAFPTILLIATILRLALNIATTRLILSHGAEGYTAAGHVIAGFSNFVMGGDFMIGIIVFLILITVNFLVITKGATRIAEVGARFTLDAIPGKQMAIDADLSSGLIDEKEAMRRRRELEEESAFFGSMDGASKFVRGDAIAGLIITAVNIFGGIAIGVTRHDLSFSEAADVFTKLSVGDGLVTQIPALIVSLAAALLVSKGGTRGSAEKAVFGQLGNHPRALTLAGVVMFVLALAPGLPFLPFALLGSTLGFVAYAIPRRHAAAKAAEEATAHEARLKADEEVRQSVKESLKTVELELCLGKQISGTLMAAHSELAQRVGKMRHKFARQYGFVVPEIRLTDDLSIPPKSYQIKIHGTVVASEELRMGDVLVIAGDGPLPDVPGDETREPAFGMRALWTSEMFAGALQRDGFAAVDNMSVLLTHLGEVIRNNLAQLLSYKDMRSLLDRLEPEYRRLIDEIMPSRISYSGLQAVLKLLLAERISIRNLHLILEAIAEIAPHAGRAEQIAEHVRLRMAQQICGEMSDSGALKVLRLGNRWELAFNQSLKRDAKGEVVEFDIDPKLIEQFSTEATAVIRRLMDQRHKFVLVAAPDARPYVRMVTERLFATLPVLSHLEIARGVQIKSLGTIS; encoded by the coding sequence ATGGTTACAGCGGCGTTGCCGGTCAAAAGAGCCGGGGCGCAGGATGTCAGCTTCGCGATCGGCATCGTCTTTATCTTGGCGGTGCTGTTCCTGCCGCTGCCTGCCCCACTTATTGACGTCGGGCTTGCGATTTCTATCGCGCTGGCGGTTCTGATTCTGATGGTGGCGCTGTGGATCCAGCGACCTCTCGACTTCTCGGCATTCCCGACCATCTTGCTGATCGCGACCATACTTCGGCTCGCGCTCAACATTGCCACGACGCGCCTCATCCTTTCGCACGGAGCAGAGGGCTATACGGCGGCCGGGCATGTCATCGCCGGCTTCTCCAACTTCGTGATGGGCGGCGATTTCATGATCGGGATCATCGTGTTCCTGATCCTGATCACGGTGAACTTTCTCGTCATTACGAAGGGCGCCACGCGCATCGCCGAAGTCGGCGCGCGCTTTACCCTGGATGCGATCCCGGGCAAGCAGATGGCGATCGATGCCGATCTGTCTTCGGGCCTCATCGATGAGAAAGAGGCCATGCGCCGGCGCCGGGAGCTCGAGGAGGAGAGCGCATTTTTCGGCTCGATGGACGGCGCTTCGAAGTTCGTACGCGGCGACGCCATTGCCGGGCTGATCATCACGGCGGTCAACATTTTCGGCGGGATTGCCATAGGTGTGACGCGGCATGACTTGTCGTTCTCCGAAGCGGCCGACGTTTTCACCAAGTTGTCGGTGGGCGACGGTCTCGTCACCCAGATCCCCGCCCTCATTGTTTCGCTCGCCGCCGCCCTTCTCGTCTCAAAGGGCGGGACGCGAGGGAGCGCGGAAAAGGCGGTATTCGGGCAGCTTGGCAATCATCCGCGCGCGTTGACGCTCGCTGGAGTCGTCATGTTCGTGCTCGCCTTGGCACCGGGCCTCCCTTTCCTGCCCTTCGCATTGCTTGGGAGCACGCTTGGGTTCGTCGCGTACGCCATTCCTCGCCGCCATGCGGCGGCCAAGGCAGCCGAGGAGGCGACGGCGCACGAGGCCAGGCTAAAAGCCGATGAGGAGGTACGCCAGTCGGTCAAGGAGTCGCTGAAGACCGTCGAGTTGGAGCTGTGCCTCGGCAAGCAAATCTCGGGAACGCTCATGGCGGCGCACAGCGAGCTCGCTCAGCGGGTGGGCAAGATGCGCCACAAGTTCGCGCGCCAGTATGGTTTTGTGGTGCCGGAGATCCGGTTGACAGATGACCTTTCGATTCCGCCAAAGAGCTATCAGATCAAGATACACGGCACCGTGGTGGCGAGCGAGGAGCTGCGCATGGGCGACGTGCTCGTCATCGCCGGCGATGGTCCATTGCCGGATGTCCCGGGCGATGAGACGCGCGAACCAGCGTTTGGCATGAGAGCGCTGTGGACCTCGGAAATGTTTGCGGGCGCCCTCCAGCGCGATGGCTTCGCGGCGGTCGACAATATGTCGGTGCTATTGACGCATCTCGGCGAGGTGATCCGCAATAACCTGGCGCAGCTTCTTTCGTACAAGGACATGCGTTCGCTGCTGGATCGGCTCGAGCCAGAATACCGCCGCTTGATCGATGAGATCATGCCGTCGCGGATTTCCTATTCAGGATTGCAGGCGGTGTTGAAGCTGCTGCTGGCTGAGCGCATCTCGATCCGCAATCTTCATCTGATCCTCGAGGCGATCGCCGAAATCGCTCCCCACGCGGGACGTGCCGAGCAGATCGCGGAGCATGTTCGGCTGCGCATGGCTCAACAGATTTGCGGTGAGATGTCCGATAGCGGTGCGCTGAAGGTACTGCGGCTCGGGAATCGCTGGGAACTCGCCTTCAACCAGAGCCTCAAGCGTGACGCGAAAGGTGAAGTGGTCGAGTTCGACATCGATCCGAAGCTGATCGAGCAGTTCAGCACGGAAGCCACAGCCGTCATCCGCCGCCTAATGGACCAGCGGCATAAGTTTGTGCTGGTCGCCGCTCCCGATGCTCGGCCCTACGTCAGGATGGTGACCGAGCGCCTCTTCGCAACTCTGCCTGTTCTCTCCCATTTGGAGATCGCCAGGGGCGTCCAGATCAAGTCGCTCGGAACGATCTCGTGA
- the fliQ gene encoding flagellar biosynthesis protein FliQ: MNQADALDIVQSAIWTIIVASSPAVVAAMAVGIVIALLQALTQVQEITLTFIPKIIATLLVTSLMAPFIGTVIYAFAEQLYGRIQNGF, translated from the coding sequence ATGAATCAAGCAGACGCTCTCGATATCGTGCAGTCGGCGATCTGGACCATTATTGTCGCCTCCAGTCCCGCCGTGGTCGCAGCCATGGCAGTCGGCATCGTAATCGCGCTCCTACAAGCATTGACGCAGGTACAAGAGATCACCCTGACTTTCATTCCGAAGATCATTGCCACGTTGCTGGTGACCTCGTTGATGGCTCCCTTCATCGGCACGGTTATCTATGCCTTCGCCGAACAGCTGTATGGCCGGATCCAGAACGGCTTTTGA
- the flgD gene encoding flagellar hook assembly protein FlgD — protein sequence MQVSTTTSTALQSNTQTSQTKNTSAASLDYTAFLRLLIAQMQNQDPTNPTDPAQWMGQIASFSNVEQSIQANAKLDALMTSTALSQVDGLIGHTVTSGDGSISGKITSVRIISGGSVAILDNGKELLLGEGVKVS from the coding sequence ATGCAAGTATCGACAACAACTTCCACGGCGTTGCAGAGCAATACGCAAACGTCGCAGACAAAGAACACATCCGCCGCTTCACTCGATTATACGGCCTTCCTCAGGCTCCTGATCGCGCAGATGCAAAATCAGGACCCCACCAATCCCACCGATCCGGCTCAGTGGATGGGGCAGATTGCGTCCTTCTCGAATGTCGAACAATCGATCCAGGCGAACGCAAAGCTTGATGCACTGATGACCTCGACGGCTTTGTCGCAGGTCGACGGACTTATCGGACACACGGTCACTTCGGGGGATGGCAGCATCAGCGGTAAAATCACCTCTGTCCGCATCATTTCCGGTGGCTCCGTGGCAATCTTGGACAACGGCAAGGAGCTCCTGCTCGGCGAAGGCGTGAAGGTGAGCTGA
- the flbT gene encoding flagellar biosynthesis repressor FlbT — protein MKKNLQISLKPGERIFVNGAVLKVDRKVSLEFLNDVTFLLEHHVLQPEDTRTPLRQLYFIVQTVLIDPANGDDARAMFHGSIASLQASFENVAIRQGLTDVREFFERGRVFDALKVCRSLFAIEDDILAQRSRSDKPDVGLQCEVP, from the coding sequence ATGAAGAAGAACCTACAAATCTCCTTGAAGCCGGGGGAGCGGATCTTCGTCAATGGGGCCGTGCTCAAGGTCGATCGCAAGGTCTCCTTGGAGTTCCTCAACGACGTCACTTTCCTCTTGGAGCACCACGTGCTCCAGCCCGAGGATACGCGAACGCCGCTGCGCCAGCTCTACTTCATCGTCCAGACGGTGTTGATCGATCCAGCCAATGGCGATGATGCGCGAGCCATGTTCCACGGGTCGATTGCCTCCCTGCAGGCTTCCTTCGAGAACGTCGCGATTCGCCAGGGTCTCACCGACGTTCGTGAGTTTTTCGAGCGCGGACGAGTTTTCGACGCGCTCAAAGTCTGTCGCTCACTCTTTGCGATCGAGGACGACATCCTTGCCCAGCGGAGTCGCTCCGACAAACCCGACGTTGGCCTGCAATGCGAGGTGCCCTGA
- the flaF gene encoding flagellar biosynthesis regulator FlaF, whose protein sequence is MYQFPYADVLENDPKLARERERQVFERCLELLKAADEKGAGSLEAIEALDYCRRIWATFLEDLASPENALPKQLRAEIISIGLWVIRETENIRLGKSTDFKALIEITTSLHDGLK, encoded by the coding sequence ATGTACCAATTTCCATACGCCGACGTACTTGAAAATGACCCAAAGCTCGCCCGCGAGCGAGAGCGGCAAGTGTTCGAGCGGTGTTTGGAGCTGCTCAAGGCGGCGGACGAAAAGGGAGCCGGATCGCTCGAGGCGATCGAGGCGCTCGACTACTGCCGCCGCATCTGGGCGACCTTCTTGGAGGATCTTGCAAGCCCCGAGAATGCGCTACCCAAACAGCTTCGCGCCGAGATCATCTCTATCGGTCTTTGGGTAATCCGAGAGACGGAGAACATCCGGCTTGGCAAGTCGACCGACTTCAAGGCGCTAATCGAAATAACAACCTCGCTCCACGACGGCCTCAAATGA
- a CDS encoding flagellar hook-associated family protein, translated as MKTTFISTSAISAATRSSLMKVQQELADAQKEMTTGRLADVGKTLGFRTGQTISLRQEHSRLTAIIETNTTVSTRLKTTQSTLKNLVDNAQDFLGQLNGSRIGGANAAGVQTEAQSRLEAFLDTVNISSTDGYLFAGVNSDVKPLTDYFDAPTPASRQAVANAFFTEFGIAQSDPAAQNISAADMQTFLDTTFADLFNDPSWSTDWSSASNQNMRSRISTNELIETSTNANEAAFRKLAKAYTMVADLGAQNLSQPAFETLIDQAIRDVNDAIGDLGSLQSNLGVAQQRVSDASERMSLQIDIFTRQVTSLETVDRNEAATRVNDLMTQIEISYALTARIMSLSILKYL; from the coding sequence ATGAAGACGACGTTCATCTCCACTAGCGCGATCTCTGCGGCGACCCGTTCGTCGCTGATGAAGGTGCAGCAAGAGCTGGCCGACGCTCAGAAAGAGATGACCACCGGCCGGCTCGCCGACGTAGGGAAAACCCTCGGCTTCCGAACCGGTCAGACGATCTCCTTGCGCCAGGAGCATTCGCGTCTCACCGCCATCATCGAGACCAACACGACTGTCTCCACGCGTCTAAAAACAACGCAATCGACGCTGAAGAATCTCGTCGACAACGCGCAGGACTTCCTTGGCCAGCTGAATGGCTCGCGCATCGGCGGGGCCAACGCCGCCGGCGTACAAACCGAAGCCCAGAGTCGGCTCGAGGCCTTCCTCGACACCGTGAACATTTCATCCACCGACGGCTACCTTTTTGCCGGCGTGAATTCCGACGTGAAGCCACTCACCGATTATTTCGATGCCCCGACGCCCGCCAGCCGCCAGGCCGTAGCGAACGCATTCTTTACGGAGTTCGGAATTGCCCAATCGGATCCGGCCGCGCAAAATATCAGCGCGGCCGACATGCAGACTTTCCTCGACACCACATTTGCCGACCTGTTCAACGACCCGTCTTGGAGCACGGACTGGTCGTCGGCCTCGAATCAAAACATGCGCAGCCGCATCTCGACGAACGAGCTCATCGAGACGTCGACTAACGCCAACGAGGCAGCCTTTCGCAAGTTGGCAAAGGCCTACACGATGGTGGCCGATCTCGGAGCCCAGAATCTCAGCCAGCCCGCCTTCGAGACGCTGATCGATCAGGCGATCCGCGACGTGAACGACGCGATTGGGGACTTGGGCAGCCTGCAGTCGAATCTTGGCGTCGCTCAGCAGCGAGTAAGCGATGCGAGCGAACGGATGTCGCTGCAGATCGACATTTTCACCCGGCAGGTGACCTCGCTCGAAACCGTCGATCGCAACGAGGCCGCGACCCGCGTAAACGATCTGATGACGCAAATCGAGATCTCCTACGCGCTGACCGCGCGCATCATGAGCCTCAGCATTCTCAAGTATCTCTGA
- the flgK gene encoding flagellar hook-associated protein FlgK translates to MSLSASLNTALSSLATTAEQTSVLSRNIARVGDPTASRKNANVITMPGSGVRLASVTRVVNVALFNNVLSTTSSVAGQRAIADALDQLEQTINDTELDSSPAALMQKLANAIQQYASAPDSIAHAQSAVAVARDVATALNSATDLVQNVRSQADAEISGSVDSLNTLLSRFQSVNAEVVKGTRSGADVTDYLDQRDQLLKQISEEIGIRATTRANNDMAIYTDSGVTLFDVTARSVSFQPTSIYGAATTGNAVYADGVPITGSSATMGVGSGRIVGLVKVRDDLATTYQSQLDEVARGLISAFAESDQSAVPALPDVPGLFTWSGAPALPPGGSITPGLAGAIRVNALVDPDQGGNAKLLRDGGIGGAAYLYNSGGVSGYTDRLEQLQEQMNAAQSFDPAAKLSSSATLNSFASSSAAWLEEARRTASDEADYRSTLLERSSEALNKVTGVNLDEEMTLMLELERTYQASSKLISTIDAMLGALLASMR, encoded by the coding sequence ATGTCGCTCTCAGCCAGTCTAAATACGGCCTTGTCTAGCCTGGCTACCACGGCGGAACAGACGTCCGTTCTCTCACGCAACATTGCGCGCGTGGGAGATCCAACGGCATCGAGGAAGAACGCCAACGTCATAACGATGCCGGGCAGCGGGGTGCGTCTCGCCTCGGTGACCCGGGTGGTCAATGTCGCTCTCTTCAACAATGTGCTCAGCACGACGTCGAGTGTTGCAGGCCAGCGCGCCATTGCGGATGCGCTCGATCAGCTCGAGCAGACCATAAACGACACCGAGCTCGATTCCTCGCCGGCGGCGCTGATGCAAAAGCTCGCCAACGCGATTCAGCAATACGCATCGGCGCCAGATAGCATCGCTCACGCGCAGTCGGCAGTGGCAGTGGCGCGCGACGTCGCCACGGCGCTCAACAGCGCTACCGACCTCGTCCAGAACGTTCGCTCCCAGGCAGACGCGGAAATTTCCGGCTCGGTCGACAGCCTCAATACGCTGTTGTCGCGCTTCCAGTCGGTCAATGCCGAGGTCGTCAAGGGAACCCGAAGCGGTGCGGACGTCACCGACTATCTCGACCAGAGGGATCAGCTCCTGAAGCAGATCTCCGAGGAGATCGGGATCAGAGCGACCACGCGCGCCAACAACGACATGGCGATTTATACGGACAGCGGCGTCACGCTGTTCGATGTCACCGCGCGTTCCGTAAGCTTCCAGCCGACATCCATTTACGGGGCGGCCACAACCGGAAATGCCGTCTATGCCGACGGCGTCCCTATTACCGGCAGTTCCGCCACGATGGGCGTGGGATCGGGGCGCATCGTTGGGCTGGTAAAGGTAAGGGACGACCTGGCCACCACGTATCAGAGCCAGCTCGACGAGGTTGCGAGAGGTTTGATTTCCGCATTCGCGGAAAGCGATCAGAGCGCGGTGCCCGCGCTGCCGGACGTACCGGGACTGTTCACCTGGAGCGGCGCTCCGGCACTTCCGCCGGGCGGCAGCATCACGCCGGGCTTGGCCGGTGCCATCCGTGTCAACGCGCTGGTCGATCCCGACCAAGGCGGCAACGCAAAGCTTTTGCGCGACGGAGGCATCGGCGGCGCGGCCTACCTCTACAACTCTGGCGGAGTTTCCGGTTACACGGATCGTCTGGAGCAGCTGCAGGAGCAAATGAACGCGGCGCAATCGTTCGATCCCGCCGCGAAACTCTCGTCTTCGGCGACGCTCAACAGCTTTGCTTCCTCATCCGCGGCGTGGCTGGAGGAGGCGCGCAGGACTGCAAGCGATGAGGCCGACTACCGCAGCACGCTTCTGGAGCGGTCCTCCGAAGCCCTCAACAAGGTTACGGGCGTCAATCTCGACGAGGAGATGACACTGATGCTCGAGCTCGAGCGCACCTACCAGGCATCCAGCAAGCTGATCTCAACGATCGACGCGATGCTGGGCGCACTGCTGGCATCGATGAGATGA
- a CDS encoding flagellar hook protein FlgE has protein sequence MGLYSTMRTSASGMAAQANRLGAVSDNIANSSTTGYKRASMEFASLVLDSGGTEYVSGSVESHTRYAISEQGSRNFTTSATDLAIKGSGFFVVTSESGQTFLTRAGSFVPNGVGELVNAAGFKLMGYSLDGGPPSVVANGTAGLEVVSIKTLALQATPSTGGLFNVNLPLNAPVVAPANLPSANAATAQYAGMTSLVAYDNLGNQITLDVYSAHTGVGTWEISVFNRANAAVGGGFPYAGGALVTQNLTFDMTNGQLTTLSPKSVTVPIPNGASLVLDMAGSSQLGADYTLLDATVVNGNAPSEVDRIEIADDGTLFAVFESGTRIATYKIPLANVASPDNMQPLAGTVFVPTADSGEIQIGFPGASGFGTMVSGALEQSTVDLASELTTMIEAERNYTANSKVFQTGSELMEVLVNLKR, from the coding sequence ATGGGTCTCTACAGTACGATGCGCACGAGTGCGTCCGGCATGGCTGCGCAGGCCAATCGGCTGGGCGCCGTGTCGGATAACATCGCGAACTCGAGCACGACGGGCTACAAGCGCGCCTCGATGGAGTTCGCTTCGCTCGTCCTCGATTCGGGTGGAACCGAGTACGTCTCCGGCAGCGTCGAGTCCCACACGCGCTATGCGATCAGCGAACAAGGCTCCCGCAACTTCACGACCTCGGCGACGGATCTGGCCATCAAGGGAAGCGGCTTCTTTGTCGTGACCTCGGAAAGCGGTCAGACCTTCCTGACGCGCGCCGGCTCCTTCGTCCCCAACGGCGTAGGCGAGCTCGTCAATGCGGCCGGCTTCAAGTTGATGGGCTACAGCTTGGACGGTGGGCCGCCGAGCGTCGTTGCCAACGGTACGGCAGGCTTGGAGGTGGTCAGCATCAAGACGCTGGCGCTGCAGGCCACCCCATCTACTGGGGGTCTGTTCAACGTCAACCTGCCGCTCAACGCGCCGGTAGTTGCGCCTGCCAATCTGCCATCCGCCAATGCGGCGACTGCCCAATATGCTGGTATGACCTCGTTGGTCGCCTACGACAATCTCGGCAACCAGATCACGCTCGACGTCTACTCCGCCCATACCGGTGTCGGAACCTGGGAAATTTCTGTCTTCAATCGCGCCAATGCAGCCGTTGGTGGCGGCTTCCCCTATGCGGGCGGCGCGCTTGTCACGCAGAATCTGACATTCGACATGACCAACGGCCAGCTGACCACCCTCAGCCCGAAAAGCGTCACCGTACCTATCCCCAACGGCGCTAGTCTCGTGCTCGATATGGCGGGCAGCAGCCAGCTCGGCGCCGACTACACGCTCCTCGATGCGACAGTGGTCAACGGCAACGCTCCAAGCGAAGTTGACCGGATCGAAATCGCTGACGACGGCACGCTCTTTGCCGTGTTCGAGAGCGGAACGCGGATCGCAACGTACAAAATTCCTCTCGCGAATGTAGCGAGCCCCGACAACATGCAGCCTCTCGCCGGCACTGTCTTTGTGCCGACCGCCGATTCCGGAGAGATCCAGATCGGCTTCCCGGGCGCGAGCGGCTTCGGAACCATGGTGTCGGGGGCGCTCGAGCAGTCGACCGTCGACCTTGCCTCCGAGCTCACGACGATGATCGAGGCGGAACGCAACTACACGGCCAATTCGAAGGTCTTTCAGACCGGTTCCGAGTTGATGGAAGTGCTCGTCAACCTCAAGCGCTAA
- a CDS encoding response regulator transcription factor, with protein sequence MIIIVDDRDAFMELDNLGFGREGISTEGLAASDFHDWVRTAPEPELAAVEAFVLGECSDRRTFPKIIKQRSHAPVLALTGARSLQETLDLFASGVDDVIGNPTHIHEILARIKAIKRRASVESEGTVSGGIRVFGDGRDPEVAGDQMHLPRRERRILEYLMSNKGRRVTKTQIFNFVYGLFSDEIDENVIESHISKLRKRLRHRLGHDPIDSQRYLGYRLIDF encoded by the coding sequence ATGATCATAATCGTCGACGATCGTGATGCGTTTATGGAGTTAGACAACCTAGGATTTGGCCGCGAAGGAATTTCGACCGAAGGGCTGGCGGCATCGGACTTCCACGATTGGGTAAGGACAGCCCCAGAGCCGGAATTGGCCGCGGTTGAGGCCTTTGTTCTGGGGGAATGCAGCGACCGTCGCACTTTCCCGAAGATTATCAAGCAACGGTCGCACGCGCCTGTGCTCGCTCTGACCGGTGCAAGGTCGCTGCAGGAAACGCTCGACCTCTTCGCTTCCGGCGTCGACGACGTTATCGGCAACCCAACACACATTCACGAGATCCTAGCGAGGATCAAGGCCATCAAGCGGCGAGCCTCCGTCGAGTCGGAGGGGACCGTTAGCGGAGGCATTCGTGTGTTTGGCGACGGGCGCGATCCGGAGGTCGCCGGCGATCAAATGCACCTACCGCGGCGCGAGCGGCGCATCCTGGAGTACCTCATGAGCAACAAGGGGCGGCGCGTCACGAAGACTCAAATCTTTAATTTCGTTTACGGGCTCTTCTCCGACGAAATCGATGAAAATGTCATCGAGAGTCACATCAGCAAGCTCCGCAAAAGGTTGCGTCACCGGCTCGGGCACGATCCGATCGATTCGCAACGCTACCTCGGTTACCGGCTGATCGATTTCTGA
- a CDS encoding aspartate aminotransferase family protein, translating into MNDTTPVPPASGLKANDLDAFWMPFTGNRQFKRAPRLFAGAEGMRYVTADGARVLDGTSGLWCVNAGHCRPKIVEAIRRQAGELDFAGTFQMGHPKAFECASRLVNMAPPGFDNVFFTNSGSEAVDTALKIAIAYHRVRGNASKTRLIGRERGYHGSNFGGMSVGGIAANRKLFGGAFIPGVDHLRHTHDLDRNAFSRGQPLYGAELADDLERLVTLHDASTIAAVIVEPVACSAGVLVPPQGYLERLAAICAKHDILLILDEVITAFGRLGAPFAAEYFGIRPDIITAAKGITNGAVPMGAVFVQGKIHDAFMTGPDAAIELYHGYTYSGHPLAAAACIATLDTLQEEGLLTRANELAPYWEEAVHSLKGMPHVIDVRNIGLIGAVEFEPIDGEPGKRAYDRFLEALRLGALVRATGDVIALAPPLIISKAEIDELIGIFTRALTSVRD; encoded by the coding sequence ATGAATGATACCACTCCAGTTCCGCCGGCGAGCGGCCTGAAGGCGAACGACCTCGACGCCTTCTGGATGCCCTTCACCGGCAATCGCCAGTTCAAGCGTGCCCCGCGCCTGTTCGCCGGCGCTGAAGGCATGCGCTACGTAACGGCGGACGGCGCACGTGTCCTCGATGGAACCTCGGGCCTGTGGTGCGTCAACGCCGGACACTGCCGGCCGAAGATCGTCGAGGCGATTCGCCGCCAGGCGGGCGAACTCGATTTCGCCGGCACGTTCCAGATGGGACATCCGAAGGCGTTCGAGTGCGCCTCGCGCCTCGTCAACATGGCGCCGCCGGGATTTGACAATGTCTTCTTCACCAACTCCGGGTCGGAAGCGGTCGATACGGCGCTGAAGATCGCCATCGCCTATCACCGCGTGCGCGGCAACGCGTCGAAGACGCGCCTCATCGGCCGGGAGCGCGGCTATCACGGCTCCAACTTCGGCGGCATGTCCGTCGGCGGCATCGCCGCCAATCGCAAGCTGTTCGGTGGCGCGTTCATTCCCGGTGTCGATCATCTGCGCCACACGCACGACCTTGACCGCAACGCCTTCAGCCGTGGGCAGCCGCTATACGGAGCGGAGCTGGCCGACGATCTGGAGCGGCTCGTCACGCTGCACGATGCCTCGACGATCGCGGCGGTCATTGTCGAGCCGGTCGCCTGCTCGGCGGGTGTCCTCGTGCCGCCGCAAGGCTATCTGGAGCGGCTCGCGGCGATCTGCGCCAAACACGACATCCTGCTGATCCTAGACGAAGTGATCACCGCCTTCGGCCGGTTGGGCGCGCCGTTTGCTGCCGAGTACTTCGGTATCCGCCCTGACATCATCACGGCGGCGAAGGGCATCACCAACGGCGCAGTGCCGATGGGCGCGGTGTTCGTGCAGGGGAAGATCCACGACGCGTTCATGACCGGTCCGGATGCGGCGATCGAGCTCTATCACGGCTATACCTATTCGGGGCATCCGCTGGCCGCGGCGGCGTGCATCGCCACACTCGACACGCTGCAGGAGGAGGGGCTGCTCACCCGCGCCAACGAGCTCGCGCCCTATTGGGAAGAGGCGGTCCATTCGCTTAAAGGGATGCCGCACGTGATCGACGTGCGCAATATCGGGCTCATCGGCGCCGTCGAGTTCGAGCCGATCGATGGCGAACCGGGCAAACGCGCCTACGACCGCTTCCTCGAGGCGCTGCGGCTCGGCGCGCTGGTGCGGGCAACGGGGGACGTCATCGCGCTCGCGCCGCCGCTCATCATCTCCAAGGCCGAGATCGACGAGCTTATCGGCATCTTCACCCGCGCGCTGACGAGCGTACGGGACTAG